A window from Bufo bufo chromosome 1, aBufBuf1.1, whole genome shotgun sequence encodes these proteins:
- the LOC120980261 gene encoding protein ALP1-like has product MTRGVYSTLYQELRKHPVKFAEYLRVSVASFDDLSQRLRRRLRRKDTKFSLSVTPEERLMVTLRFLASGESFSSLHFQFRLGKSIISYIVRDTCRAIWNLMREEFLPHPTCQQWISIADKFHEVTQFPNCIGAVDGKHVRLLKPPRSGSSFFNYKKYFSVILMAIVDANYKFVAVDIGAFGRTNDSRVFKNSNMGRRLYSGNFGIPEPRPLPGTTNPALPFVLVGDEAFQMCGNLLKPYASRGLDYRKRVFNYRLTRARRMVECAFGILTAKWRIFTRAIQLKTDTVDDVIKACVVLHNYVLTKEPLPTEPLSLNPPGDHIETGPRSTVAVSRMRDQFAEYLISSAGSVLWQDEHI; this is encoded by the exons ATGACACGAGGTGTTTATTCGACCCTTTATCAAGAACTCCGAAAACACCCTGTCAAATTTGCAGAATATCTCCGTGTCAGTGTCGCAAGCTTTGATGACCTTTCGCAACGTTTACGTCGCCGATTGAGACGGAAGGATACGAAATTTAGTCTAAGTGTAACTCCCGAAGAACGACTCATGGTCACTCTGCG gttTCTGGCTAGTGGTGAAAGTTTTTCCAGTCTTCATTTTCAATTTCGACTAGGAAAATCTATAATATCTTACATTGTTAGAGATACCTGCCGGGCAATTTGGAATCTTATGCGTGAAGAATTTCTTCCCCATCCTACTTGCCAACAGTGGATCAGCATAGCCGACAAGTTTCATGAGGTGACACAGTTTCCCAATTGTAttggtgcagtggatgggaagcatGTGAGGCTCTTGAAGCCCCCACGTAGTGGATCCTCGTTTTTTAActataaaaagtatttttctgtgaTTCTAATGGCAATTGTTGATGCAAATTACAAATTTGTGGCTGTTGATATTGGAGCTTTTGGACGAACAAATGACTCACGTGTTTTTAAAAATTCAAATATGGGAAGAAGGCTGTACTCCGGAAACTTTGGTATACCAGAGCCCAGGCCTTTACCAGGTACTACAAACCCTGCTCTTCCATTTGTTCTAGTCGGAGATGAAGctttccaaatgtgtggaaatttACTGAAGCCATATGCCAGCCGTGGTCTAGACTATCGCAAAAGAGTGTTCAATTACAGACTGACTCGAGCAAGAAGAATGGTCGAGTGTGCTTTTGGCATATTGACTGCAAAATGGCGAATATTCACTCGTGCAATACAATTGAAAACAGATACTGTGGATGATGTCATAAAAGCATGTGTTGTGTTGCACAATTATGTACTGACCAAAGAGCCTTTGCCTACGGAGCCACTGTCATTAAATCCACCAGGAGATCACATAGAGACTGGCCCAAGATCAACAGTTGCTGTGAGTCGCATGCGCGATCAATTTGCAGAATATTTAATTTCTTCAGCTGGATCTGTGCTTTGGCAGGATGAACATATTTGA